The DNA region CGCACACACGACAGTGTCCACGATCGCACCAAGCGGACGGAGAGCGTTGACCGCGTCGCGCACCGCGCCGCCGGACGTGATGACGTCCTCGATCAGGGTGACCTTCTTGCCCGAGAAGGAGGGCCCCTCGGCGAGCTTGGCGGTCCCGTACTCCTTGGCCTTCTTCCGGATGAAGATCGCCGGGATGCCGGTCTTGGCCGACACCATGGTCACGATCGGGATGCCACCGAGCTCCAGCCCGCCGAGCACCTCGGTGCCCTCCGGCAGCAGCTCCACCATGCGTGCCGCGACCCGCTCCAGGAGCGCCGGGTCGGCCTCGAAGAGGTACTTGTCGAAGTAGGTGTCGCTGACCTGTCCCGAGCGGAGCGTGAACTCCCCGTGCAGGCGGCAGGTGGCGTCGATGTCGGCAGCGAGGGTCTGATCCGTGGTCACGACCCCTAGCCTAAGTGGCATGAGTGAGCGCCAGCGAACGACCATAGGGGCGGCGGCATGACGGCACGACGACTCCACGGCATCCCGCCGACGATCTTCTCCGAGATGTCGGCCCTGGCCGCCTCCACCGGCGCGGTCAACCTCGGCCAGGGCTTCCCCGACGTGGACGGGCCCGAGGAGATCATCAAGGAAGCCGTCGCCGCGTTGGAGAGCGGACGGAACCAGTACGCCCCGGGCCCCGGCATCCCCGCGCTGCGCGAGGCCGTCGCGGCCCATCAGCAGCGCCACTACGGCCTCACCTTCGACCCGGCGCGCGAGGTCACGGTGACCACCGGCGCGACCGAGGGGATCGCGGCGGCGATCCTCGCCCTGGTCGACCCGGGCGACGAGGTGATCCTCGTCGAGCCCTACTACGACAGCTACCCGGCCATGGTGCAGTTCGCAGGCGGCGTACGTCGCCCGGTGACGCTCAGCCTGGACGAGTCCGCTCCGGGCGGGCGGCTGCCCCGCGAAGCGCTCGAGGCGGCCGCCTCGGAGGCGACCAAGGTGCTTCTCCTCAACTCTCCCCACAACCCGACCGGCACGGTGCTCACCCGCGAGGAGCTCGAGACGGTCGCCGCCTTCGCGCGAGACCACGATCTGACGGTGGTCTCGGACGAGGTCTACGAGCACCTGACCTTCGACGGCACCCCGCACATCCCGATCGCCACGCTCCCCGGCATGCGCGAGCGCACCCTGACCCTGTCGAGCATCGGCAAGTCCTACTCCTTCACCGGCTGGAAGGTCGGCTGGGCGACCGGCCCCGAGCACCTGGTCCAGGCGCTGCTGGGCGCCAAGCAGTGGCTGACGTTCACCTCCGGTGCCCCGCTGCAGCCGGCGGCTGCGTACGCGCTGGAGCATCTCGACCACTGGCCCAAGGAGCTCGCCCTCGATCTGCAGGGGCGGCGCGACCTGCTCTGTGACGGGCTGAAGGGGATCGGCCTGGACGTGACGATCCCGGAGGGCACCTACTTCGCCGTCTCCGACATCACCGACCTCGGGTGGAACGACGGTCTGGAGTTCTGCCGGGCGCTGCCGGAGCGGGCCGGCGTCGTGGCCATCCCGCTGCTGGGGTTCTACGACACCGATGCCGGGAAGCACCTGGTCAGGTGGACCTTCACCAAGCAGCGCGAGGTGATCGAGGAGGCCCTGGAGCGCCTCGCCCGGGGCGATCTGCGTCGCTAGTGGTCGGCCCGGCGGTCCGCGTCCTCGTCCTCGGAGGTGCGCGGCCGGACCGTCATCCCGAGGATGTCCCGGTCGGGGTGACCGTCGTGGTCGAGGTCCGCCGCCAGCCGCGACGCCGTACGCCGCCGGCGCCACCACTCCACCATCGCGGGCGCGAACGCGAGCGCGAAGAGCAGCAGGATCAGGTAGTCGACGTTGTCGGCCAGCCAGGGCCAGCGCGCGCCGACGAAGAACCCGAACAACGTCACCGCGAGCACCCACAGCACGCCACCGACGAAGCTCCAGAAATAGAACCGCCGCCGGTCCATGTGGGTGACCCCGGCGACGACGGTGACATAGGTGCGTACGAAGGCGATGAAACGCCCGATCACCAATGCCTTGTTGCCGTGCTTGTCGAAGAACTCCCGGGTCTGTTCGAGATGTCGCTTCTTGATGAAGCGGCCGTCGCGTTCATAGAGCCGCGGCCCGAGCTTGCGCCCGATCTCATATCCGGTCACGTTGCCCGCGAAAGCGGCGGCGAGGAAGAAGAGCATCGCGATCACGATCTCGAGGCCGGGAGGCCCGGGAAAGATGTCGATCTTGCCGGTCGCGATGAAGATCCCGAGTGCGATCAGCAGGCTGTCGCCGGGTAGGAACGGGAAGAAAAGACCGCATTCGACGAAGATGATGATGAGGCTGATCCAGAAGAGCGGCTCGCCGAAAGTGGCCAGCAGAAAGTCCGGACTCATCCATTCCAAACCGGCCACCATCGGCGCAAAATTCCCCGCACCTGTCACGCGCCCTACGGTACCCATAGGTAACAACTCTTGTTGTCGAATATTCTGACTCGCCGATGAACGAGACACGACCGTCCGAGGACGATTCCCGAGCGCCGTACGACCCGATGCCCCACGGGCAGCCCGAGGTCGGCGTGGGCCCGTGGCAGGGGGAGTGGCCCGAGGGGGACCACTGGGACCCCGAGCTGCTGGCCAACGGCGACCGCCGCAACGTGGTCGACCGTTACCGCTACTGGAGCCTCGAGGCGATCGTCGCCGACCTCGACCAGCGCCGCCACGGCTTCCACGTCGCGATCGAGAACTGGCAGCACGACTTCAACATCGGCACCATCGTCCGCACCGCCAACGCCTTCCTCGCCGCCGAGGTGCACATCGTCGGCAACCGACGCTGGAACCGCCGCGGCGCGATGGTCACCGACCGCTACCAGCACGTCCATCACCACCCCGACGTGCCCGCGCTCGCGGCGTACCTCCACGAACGGGACGTACGCCTCCTCGGCATCGACAACCTGCCCGGCTCGCTCCACCTGGAGACGATGGAGCTGCCCAGGTCGGTCTGCTTCCTCTTCGGGCAGGAGGGGCCGGGCCTCTCCGAACAGGCTCGCGCGAGCGTCGACGGCACCTTCTCGATCGCCCAGTTCGGGTCGACGCGGTCGATCAACGCCTCCGCCGCCGCGGCGATCGCGATGCACTCCTGGGTCGTCCAGCACGCCGACCTGTCCTCCGAGGACGCCTGGCGCGGTTGACCGGAGCCGATCACGTGAAAACGCAGCGATCCCCCGGGGAAGCACCCCGGGGGATCGAGCGTCGTGAACGATCAGCGGATCAGTTGGTGTTCCGCTCGTAGCAGACGACCCAGTGGTCGCCGGTCTGCCACTCGTACTTGCTCGGCTTGCTGTAAGCCCTGGTGCGGCTCGGGCAGTTGTTGCCGACGGCCCGCTCGAACGAGGCCGTGGTCGGGTAGGTCGTGCCGGCCTTCTTGAAGGCGGAGATCGACTTGTAGGTGTGCGAGCTCAGGCAGGAGTACGGCCCGGCGTACGTCGAGCTCAGGCAGCCCCGGGTGCGCTGGGTCAGCGCGACGCCCTCGAGGAACTTCGCGCGGTTGGTCGGCAGGTTCTTGAGGGTTTCCTTGCCCGGGAGCGCGACGTCGCAGCGGAACCAGCGCTGGCCGGCCCTGAACTGCTCGGCGTTGGGCACGAAGAACGCCCACACGTACGCCGACTGGTTCCGCTTCGAGTAGGTGCTGCCCAGCTTGTCCCTGAGCGCACGGATGCACGTCTTGGAGATGTGAGCGGCGCTGGCCGATCGGGTGATGGACTCCTGGGTGCGGGTCGTCCCGGACAGAAGCGTTCCCAGCGCGATGGTCTTCGCGGTGTGGGCGTCGCTGCAGGAGACCTTCTTGCCGGTCTGGGACAGCGCGTTGAAGGCGGTCCAGCCGTAGTTGTAGCAGGTGCCGACCGTGGGCTTGGGCGGCACCGCCGCGTCGGCCTTGGTGGCGGTGAGACCGATGAGGGAGAAGACGCCGACGACGAGCCCAAGGATGAGGGCCGCCATCACGGGCGTCTGCGCAGGCGCGAGCGCGCCGGCACGAAGACGAGACATGATCGTGCTTTCGGATCAAGGGATGGGGCGGGCTGAATCATCGCAGCGCGATGCCGGGCGGGGCATAGTCAATTCGGGTGGTTGTAAAGCGGTTACGCCCCGGTGTCCTCGATGAAAACCTGATCCGCTAAAGTTAACTCCGGGTCGCCCGGATGTGCCCCTTCTTCTAGGGTGCGTGGCCTCGGGGCCGGGCGGCAGCGGGGGACTCCACGACCGCTGCCCGCAATGCGCGGATCGGTCCGCAGGGCGTCACGCCCCATTCATCCGTACGCGGCATGCTGACCGGCATGTGCCAGACGAACCTGTCGCGCCGGACCCTGCTCAGATACTCCGCTCTGGTCGCGGCGACCTTCCCGGCGGCTGCTGCCACGGACGGCTGGGGCCTGGCGGCCCAGGCGGCGGAGTCGGGGCTGGCGGTGCCGATGCACGCCGAGCTGGTGACGGTCACCGACACCAGTGCGGTGATCACCTGGTTCACCGGCGACCCGTTGCGGCGCGACGGCTTCGGCCGCCCAGCGGCGGTGCAGGCGCCCGGCCGGGTCCTGATCGGCACCTCGCTGCTTCCCTCGACCTGGCGCGAGGCCGGCTCGCACGGCCCGACGGCCTACCACCACGTCGAGATCACCGGGCTGCAGCCGGACACCACCTATCACTGGCGCGCGGAGAGCAACGGGATCGTCGCCGTTCCGAGCCCCGTGACACCGTGGGCGGCCCCGTCGACCTTCACCACGCTGAAGCGCCCCGCCGGCCGCGAGCTGGGCCGGGTCGCCTGGCTCAACGACCTGCACTTCGGCGAGCAGATCGCCGGGCTCGCGGTCGGCATCGACGGCTTCCCGGGCGGCGGGCTGCCGCCGGGCATCCCGGTCGACCCGGAGCATCCCTACTGGCGCACCATGGGTGCCGCAGCGGTGGCCGAGTCGCGGGCCCGCGGCTGCAACCTCCTGCTGGCCAACGGCGACCTCTCCAACGAGGCCGAGGCCGAGGCGCTGGCCGAGACCAGGACCGCCCTGGACGGCTTCGGCAGCCTCGGTGGCGTCACCCGTCTCGGCAAGGGCGACGCACCCCGCTACTTCGTCACGCGTGGCAACCACGATCGCGCCCGCACCGGGGCCGTCGAGGGTGAGCTGGTCGACCGGTTCGGTGGGGAGTTCGACGCCGGCTTCGAGCCCGGCACGCAGCACTTCTCGGTCGGCTACGGCACCGGCAGTCAGACGTACCGGTTCGTCGGCCTGGACTCCAAC from Nocardioides luteus includes:
- a CDS encoding TrmH family RNA methyltransferase: MNETRPSEDDSRAPYDPMPHGQPEVGVGPWQGEWPEGDHWDPELLANGDRRNVVDRYRYWSLEAIVADLDQRRHGFHVAIENWQHDFNIGTIVRTANAFLAAEVHIVGNRRWNRRGAMVTDRYQHVHHHPDVPALAAYLHERDVRLLGIDNLPGSLHLETMELPRSVCFLFGQEGPGLSEQARASVDGTFSIAQFGSTRSINASAAAAIAMHSWVVQHADLSSEDAWRG
- a CDS encoding aminotransferase class I/II-fold pyridoxal phosphate-dependent enzyme; this encodes MTARRLHGIPPTIFSEMSALAASTGAVNLGQGFPDVDGPEEIIKEAVAALESGRNQYAPGPGIPALREAVAAHQQRHYGLTFDPAREVTVTTGATEGIAAAILALVDPGDEVILVEPYYDSYPAMVQFAGGVRRPVTLSLDESAPGGRLPREALEAAASEATKVLLLNSPHNPTGTVLTREELETVAAFARDHDLTVVSDEVYEHLTFDGTPHIPIATLPGMRERTLTLSSIGKSYSFTGWKVGWATGPEHLVQALLGAKQWLTFTSGAPLQPAAAYALEHLDHWPKELALDLQGRRDLLCDGLKGIGLDVTIPEGTYFAVSDITDLGWNDGLEFCRALPERAGVVAIPLLGFYDTDAGKHLVRWTFTKQREVIEEALERLARGDLRR
- a CDS encoding purple acid phosphatase family protein; the encoded protein is MCQTNLSRRTLLRYSALVAATFPAAAATDGWGLAAQAAESGLAVPMHAELVTVTDTSAVITWFTGDPLRRDGFGRPAAVQAPGRVLIGTSLLPSTWREAGSHGPTAYHHVEITGLQPDTTYHWRAESNGIVAVPSPVTPWAAPSTFTTLKRPAGRELGRVAWLNDLHFGEQIAGLAVGIDGFPGGGLPPGIPVDPEHPYWRTMGAAAVAESRARGCNLLLANGDLSNEAEAEALAETRTALDGFGSLGGVTRLGKGDAPRYFVTRGNHDRARTGAVEGELVDRFGGEFDAGFEPGTQHFSVGYGTGSQTYRFVGLDSNDGETTGVLRTSELEFLEAELGRGDLTIPLFHHPASQQDNKVDADGARRFRTLLAGYDNAVGVYAGHTHRNHLSTSSETATLPYFEGGAVKEYPGGYTVVRLFEGGFTVNFYKSSHPDALAWSEASRAEWFGLAPAYMLGGLGDRNWAHHLDTRRTQTAGVLRDGGDALTAEIGEGVLDAIC
- the pyrE gene encoding orotate phosphoribosyltransferase, which gives rise to MTTDQTLAADIDATCRLHGEFTLRSGQVSDTYFDKYLFEADPALLERVAARMVELLPEGTEVLGGLELGGIPIVTMVSAKTGIPAIFIRKKAKEYGTAKLAEGPSFSGKKVTLIEDVITSGGAVRDAVNALRPLGAIVDTVVCAIDRSPEPGESLRDVELEIRSVLTRADLDAVNAAS
- a CDS encoding DedA family protein, whose protein sequence is MSPDFLLATFGEPLFWISLIIIFVECGLFFPFLPGDSLLIALGIFIATGKIDIFPGPPGLEIVIAMLFFLAAAFAGNVTGYEIGRKLGPRLYERDGRFIKKRHLEQTREFFDKHGNKALVIGRFIAFVRTYVTVVAGVTHMDRRRFYFWSFVGGVLWVLAVTLFGFFVGARWPWLADNVDYLILLLFALAFAPAMVEWWRRRRTASRLAADLDHDGHPDRDILGMTVRPRTSEDEDADRRADH
- a CDS encoding septum formation family protein, encoding MSRLRAGALAPAQTPVMAALILGLVVGVFSLIGLTATKADAAVPPKPTVGTCYNYGWTAFNALSQTGKKVSCSDAHTAKTIALGTLLSGTTRTQESITRSASAAHISKTCIRALRDKLGSTYSKRNQSAYVWAFFVPNAEQFRAGQRWFRCDVALPGKETLKNLPTNRAKFLEGVALTQRTRGCLSSTYAGPYSCLSSHTYKSISAFKKAGTTYPTTASFERAVGNNCPSRTRAYSKPSKYEWQTGDHWVVCYERNTN